The following are from one region of the Thermococcus cleftensis genome:
- a CDS encoding TrkA C-terminal domain-containing protein encodes MIALLSLILVITLSLIIVRIGATALEMTGLSKEVASFQAQSAFSGTGFTTSESEYVVSHPARRKIIRTLIFLGSAGIASAMATLVLTFLGRSRGEATGYLVILALSLGGLYVTFTSKRVERWMKRWIRRFLNRAFPELRVYDYTQLLGITHGYSISQIRVKENSWLANRTLRELELDREGILVLGIYRKKGDREVYIGAPRGDTLVKPGDVLVCYGPEKVLLELSQRVAGEKGDREHEKAVKEAEIRRIHEELEA; translated from the coding sequence CTGATAGCCCTCCTTTCCCTTATTCTGGTCATAACGCTGTCCCTGATAATAGTCCGAATCGGGGCGACGGCCCTTGAGATGACCGGCCTTTCTAAGGAAGTCGCATCGTTTCAGGCACAGTCGGCCTTCTCTGGCACGGGCTTCACAACCAGCGAGAGCGAGTACGTTGTCTCCCACCCGGCAAGGAGGAAGATAATAAGGACGCTGATATTCCTGGGGAGTGCAGGTATTGCATCTGCAATGGCCACCCTGGTACTGACGTTCCTGGGAAGGAGCCGGGGAGAGGCAACGGGCTACCTGGTGATCCTCGCGCTCAGCCTCGGGGGACTCTACGTCACCTTCACATCAAAAAGGGTTGAGCGCTGGATGAAAAGGTGGATCAGGCGCTTTCTCAACAGGGCCTTCCCGGAGCTGAGGGTCTACGACTACACCCAGTTGCTGGGAATAACCCATGGATACTCGATATCCCAGATCCGCGTGAAGGAAAACAGCTGGCTCGCCAACAGGACGCTGAGAGAGCTTGAATTGGACAGAGAGGGAATACTCGTCCTGGGAATATACAGGAAAAAAGGCGATAGGGAGGTTTACATAGGCGCACCCAGAGGGGACACCCTTGTAAAACCGGGCGATGTTCTCGTCTGCTACGGGCCAGAAAAGGTGCTCCTCGAACTTTCCCAGAGAGTAGCCGGAGAGAAAGGGGACAGAGAGCACGAAAAAGCCGTGAAGGAAGCGGAAATAAGAAGGATACATGAGGAACTTGAGGCCTAG
- a CDS encoding tRNA uridine(34) 5-carboxymethylaminomethyl modification radical SAM/GNAT enzyme Elp3 — translation MEERFGKAVEELARLVMSGEIKSREELNRWKIKVSRKYHLSKIPGNSDILKAIPEERREEFRELLKRKPTRTISGVAVVAMMTKPFPCPHGRCIYCPGGPSVGSPQSYTGREPSALRAVQSAYHPYIIMMRRLKQLTDIGHDVDKVEVIIQGGTFPAVDLDYQEWFVKEAFKAMNDFPHFRDIENLEEKLVRLIVKRDESVLEEDPKFREAWLKTHSKPYYYLEDEQRRNERAKVRMVGLTIETRPDWAFERHIDRMLKLGTTRVELGVQTIFNFIHERTRRGHGVEEIVKATQLLRDAGLKINYHIMPGLPGSNFERDLYTFRTIFEDTRFRPDMLKIYPTLVTKDAPLYRWWKEGKYRPYRTEEAVELLVEAYKLFPKWVRVMRIQRDIPVQLIVDGVKHSNLGQLVFNELIKRGIRPREIRFREVGHMMEKFGIQPEVEHIKLLREDYGASGGREIFLSFEDVKNDILIGFLRLRIPSEKAHRREIKCCPSAIVRELHVYGPLVPIGGKPRYEWQHRGYGRELLSEAERIAREEFDVKKMLVISGVGVREYYRKFGYRKNGPYVAKRLDKSYGDYKKSREFDAHLNT, via the coding sequence ATGGAGGAGAGGTTCGGAAAAGCTGTGGAGGAGCTCGCGAGACTGGTTATGTCGGGTGAGATTAAGAGCAGGGAGGAGCTCAACCGCTGGAAGATCAAGGTCTCGCGTAAGTATCATCTCTCAAAGATTCCGGGCAACTCCGACATCTTGAAGGCCATTCCGGAGGAGAGGCGCGAGGAGTTCAGGGAACTGCTCAAAAGGAAGCCTACGAGGACGATAAGCGGCGTCGCGGTAGTTGCCATGATGACCAAGCCATTTCCCTGCCCACACGGGCGTTGCATCTACTGCCCAGGCGGGCCCAGCGTCGGCTCTCCCCAGAGCTACACAGGGAGGGAACCTTCAGCCTTGAGGGCCGTTCAGAGCGCCTACCACCCCTACATAATCATGATGCGTCGCCTGAAGCAGCTCACCGACATCGGGCACGACGTGGACAAGGTCGAGGTCATAATCCAGGGAGGAACCTTTCCCGCGGTTGATCTGGACTATCAGGAGTGGTTCGTTAAAGAGGCCTTCAAGGCGATGAACGACTTCCCTCACTTCAGGGATATAGAGAACCTTGAGGAGAAGCTCGTCAGGTTGATAGTGAAAAGAGACGAGTCCGTCCTGGAGGAGGACCCCAAGTTCAGGGAGGCGTGGCTTAAGACACACTCAAAGCCCTACTACTACCTTGAGGACGAGCAGAGGAGGAACGAGAGGGCTAAGGTCAGAATGGTCGGGCTTACGATAGAGACGCGCCCGGACTGGGCCTTTGAGAGGCACATAGACAGGATGCTGAAGCTCGGAACAACGAGGGTTGAGCTCGGCGTTCAAACGATTTTCAACTTCATTCATGAGAGAACCAGGCGCGGTCACGGCGTCGAGGAGATAGTTAAGGCCACTCAACTTCTCCGCGATGCGGGCCTTAAAATCAACTACCACATAATGCCCGGCCTTCCCGGGAGCAACTTCGAGAGGGACCTCTACACTTTCAGGACGATCTTCGAGGATACCCGGTTCCGCCCTGACATGCTGAAAATTTACCCCACTCTCGTGACCAAAGACGCTCCCCTCTACCGCTGGTGGAAGGAGGGTAAATATCGTCCCTATCGCACTGAGGAGGCCGTTGAGCTCCTCGTCGAGGCCTACAAGCTCTTCCCCAAGTGGGTTCGCGTGATGAGAATCCAACGCGACATTCCCGTCCAGCTAATCGTCGACGGCGTCAAGCACTCCAATCTGGGCCAGCTGGTCTTCAACGAGCTGATAAAGCGCGGTATAAGGCCGAGGGAAATCCGCTTTAGAGAAGTCGGCCACATGATGGAGAAGTTTGGAATCCAGCCCGAGGTTGAGCACATAAAGCTCCTCCGCGAGGACTACGGGGCATCTGGCGGAAGGGAAATCTTCCTGAGCTTCGAGGACGTCAAGAACGACATACTGATAGGGTTCTTGAGGCTGAGGATTCCGAGCGAGAAGGCCCACAGGAGAGAGATAAAATGCTGTCCTTCCGCTATAGTCAGGGAGCTCCACGTTTACGGCCCCCTCGTGCCGATTGGTGGTAAACCTAGGTACGAGTGGCAGCACCGCGGTTACGGAAGGGAGCTTTTGAGCGAGGCCGAGAGGATAGCGAGGGAGGAGTTTGACGTCAAGAAGATGCTAGTTATAAGCGGCGTCGGCGTGAGGGAGTACTACAGAAAGTTCGGCTACCGGAAGAACGGGCCCTACGTCGCCAAGAGGCTCGACAAAAGCTATGGGGATTACAAAAAGAGCAGGGAGTTCGACGCGCACCTGAACACCTAG
- a CDS encoding Nif3-like dinuclear metal center hexameric protein, with protein MNRDELVAFLGGYLNVSAYPDKSSNGLQVEGKEEIERVAFAVDTTLRTIERAAKAGADMLIVHHGMIWGGLNYITGVHYKRLKALIENGLNLYVAHLPLDAHPEVGNNVGLLKLLGLEPKGPFGEYRGLSIGFYGEFEESQPIEKVAQIIAEKLDTTVKTYEFGKREVRTVGAVSGAGAFALEEAHRKGIDLLITGEFTHADYLTAVDLPQSVLVAGHYKTETLGVKALMELIRERFGLGVFFIDEPTGL; from the coding sequence ATGAACCGCGACGAGCTCGTTGCCTTCCTCGGCGGGTACCTGAACGTCTCGGCTTACCCTGACAAGTCGAGCAACGGCCTTCAGGTCGAGGGAAAAGAAGAGATTGAGAGGGTGGCCTTCGCCGTCGATACGACGCTGAGAACAATCGAGAGGGCCGCAAAGGCCGGAGCGGACATGCTGATAGTCCACCACGGCATGATATGGGGCGGTCTGAACTACATAACCGGGGTTCACTACAAGCGTTTGAAAGCCCTCATAGAGAACGGCCTGAACCTCTACGTCGCCCACCTGCCCCTCGACGCCCACCCGGAGGTCGGGAACAACGTTGGACTGTTGAAGCTCCTCGGCCTCGAGCCGAAGGGGCCCTTCGGGGAGTACAGGGGGCTGAGCATTGGCTTCTACGGCGAGTTCGAGGAGTCCCAGCCGATCGAGAAGGTGGCGCAGATAATTGCCGAGAAGCTCGATACAACCGTCAAGACCTACGAGTTCGGAAAGAGGGAGGTAAGGACCGTCGGAGCGGTGAGCGGTGCCGGCGCCTTCGCTTTGGAGGAGGCCCACCGGAAGGGGATTGACCTCCTCATCACGGGCGAGTTCACCCACGCAGATTATCTGACGGCCGTTGATCTGCCCCAAAGCGTCCTCGTAGCGGGCCACTACAAGACGGAAACGCTCGGGGTGAAGGCACTCATGGAACTTATCAGAGAGCGCTTTGGGTTGGGGGTTTTCTTCATAGACGAGCCAACCGGGCTTTGA